In Planctomonas sp. JC2975, the genomic stretch AGCCGCCAGATCCAGAGCACCAGGATTCCGCCGAGGGCGACCAGCCACAGTCCCGGCGCGTGCAGATAGTACGCAGCGGGAACGAGCGCGACACCCACCACGGTGAGGGCGACGCGCGGAACCCGCAGCCCCGCGATCCGCAGCGCCGTGGCGAATTCGAACCCTGCGGATCCCGCCACTGCTGCTGCGAACACCATGAAGAGCTCTTTGATGAAGATCAGGCTCACCAGCAACAGAGCGCCGCCGACGAGACCGATCAGGATCGCGAAGATCAGGTTGCGTCCCGTGCGCTGCTGGATCTTCTCGTTCGTGGCATCGAGCTGCGCCCTGGTCGCCTGCATCTGGCGTTCGAGATCCGCGCGCGTGTCACGCACGCGGCGCCCGAACGGCGACGATCGTCGGCCGCGCGGGGCGCCGTCATCCGGCGAACCGGGAGTAGCGTCGGGCGGATGCGTCATCGGCGTGTCAGACCTCGAGGAGTTCCGCTTCCTTGCGCACCAGGGCCTCGTCGATCTGATCGATGTGTTTCTTCGTGATCGACTCGAGTTCCTTCTCGGCGCGCGCCACCTCGTCGTCACCGACCTCGGACTTGAGCGCGTCGAGCTCGTCCTTGCCCTTGCGGCGGATGTTGCGGACCGATACTCGCGCATCCTCCGCCTTGGAGCGCACGATCTTCACGTACTCCTTGCGACGCTCCTCGTTGAGCTCGGGCATGGTGACCCTGATGAGCTGACCGTCGTTGTTCGGCGTCGCGCCGAGGTTCGGTGCGGCGACGATGGCCTTCTCGATCTCCTTCAGCGCCGTCTTGTCGTACGGCGTGATCACGATCGTGCGCGCCTCGGGGTTCTGCAGCGAGGCGAGCTGCGCGAGCGGCGTCGGGGTGCCGTAGTAATCCACGAGCAGACGCTGGAAGAGCTGCGGGTTGGCTCGCCCGGTGCGCACGGTGGAGAAGTCGTCCTTGGCCACCTCCACTGCCTTCGTCATGCGTTCGGTCGCAGCAGCCAATGAGTCGGCGATCACGTGTCGCTCCTTCGTTCGAGGGATCAGGTCAAGCTTAGAGGCCGCACCGGCCTGCGCCCGGTTCGGACCGGCAGTGCAGTCAACGGGATGACGCCGGGAAACGGCGCCGTGCCGGCGCGGACTCAGCCGCCGACGATCGTGCCCAGTTCCTTCCCGAGGATGGCGTCGGTCACGCTTCCTTCGGGCTCGATCCCGAAGATCTGCATCGGCATCGAGTTGTCGCGGCAGAGGCTGAGCGCGGTCGCATCGATGGCCTTGAGGTCGCGGACCAGAGCATCCTGATAGGTGATGCGCTCCAGCTTGACGGCGTCGGGGTTCTTGCGCGGATCGTCGCTGTAGAGGCCGTCGACGCCGTTCTTGGCCATCAGGACCGTGTGTGCGCCGATCTCCAGCGCACGCTGCACTGCCACCGTGTCCGTCGAGAAGTACGGCAGGCCGGCGCCGGCGCCGAAGATGACGACGCGTCCCTTTTCGAGGTGGCGCTCCGCTCGACGCGGGATGTACGGCTCGGCCACCTGGGTCATGCTGATGGCCGACTGCACGCGGGTCTCGGCCCCCGCCTGCTCGAGGAAGTCCTGGAGCGCGAGTGCGTTCATCACCGTGCCGAGCATGCCCATGTAGTCGGCCCGACCGCGATCCATACCGCGCTGGCTGAGCTCGGCCCCGCGGAAGAAGTTGCCTCCACCGACGACCACCGCGACCTCGACGTCCTCGGCGGCGCGGGCGATCTCGCGGGCGAGGGAGCCGACGACGTCGGGATTGACGCCGAGGGAACCGCCCCCGAAGGCCTCGCCGGACAGTTTGAGAAGGACCCTCCGTCTCGGTGCAGCTGCCATGTGAGAGTCCCTTCTGAGATGTCTGGAATCTAACGTAATGGTGACCGGCTCTGCGGTCACCGCCTTCACGACGATGCTTCGCCGTGAATCACCCGAGACCGGCGTGCGGACGTCTGCGCGAGCGGCGTCCCGGCATCCGATCCGCGTGCTGGCACAGAAAAGGAGCCCGGACCCACAGGGTCCGGACTCCTTCTCAACGCTGTTACGCGCCGACCTTGAACCGGGCGAACCCGGTGACGGTCAGGCCTGCGTCGCTGGCCACCTTCGCCACCGTGACCTTGTTGTCCTTCGCGTAGTCCTGGTCGAGCAGGGAGACCTGCTTGAAGTACGCGTTCAGACGGCCCTCGATGATCTTCGGGAGCGCGGCCTCGGGCTTGCCCTCGTTGCGCGAGATCTCCTCGACGATGCGACGCTCGTTCTCGACCGCCTCGGCAGGAACCTCATCGCGCGTGAGGTACTCGGGGTTCGCGAACGAGACGTGCTGAGCGATGCTGCGAGCGGTCTCGGCGTCGTCGCCCGAGTAGGCGACGATGACGCCGACCTGCGGGGGCAGGTCCTTCGACGTCTTGTGCAGGTAGATCGAGAAGTGCTCGCCGTCGAGGCTGGCGAAGCGACGTAGCTCGACCTTCTCGCCCAGGATCGCGGCCTCGTCGTTGATGACGTCGGCGACGGTCTTGGTCGCGGCCGGGGCTGCGAGCGCCTCCTCCAGCGTGGTGGCGCCTGCCTCGACCACGGCCTCCTCGATGCCGCCGGCCAGGGCGATGAACTTGTCGTTCTTCGCCACGAAGTCGGTCTCGCAGTTCAGCTCGAGCATGTAGGCGCGACCGCCGTGCTCACGAGCCGTCACGAGGCCCTCGCTGGTGGAGCGGTCGGCACGTTTGGCGTTGCCCTTGGCACCCTTCAGGCGCAGGATCTCGGTGGCCTTCTCGATGTCTCCATCGGCCTCCTCGAGCGCCTTCTTGGTGTCGACCATGCCGGTGCCGAGCTGCTCGCGCAGCGCCTTGATGTCGGCGATGCTGACGTTTGCCATGGTGGTGTGAACTCCTCGGTTCGAAGTTGTTGTTACTTGGCCTCTGCGGCGTCGCCCTCGGCGGTGGCATCCGCCTCGACGACGGCCTCTGCCTCTGCGGAAGCGCCCTCGACGTCGGCGTCGGACTCGGTGGCCTCGATCTGCTCGGCCTCCTCGTTCACGACGGCAGCGGCCTCGGCCTTGCCCTCGGCGAGGTCGGCGTCGGCGACACGTGCGGTCTCAGCGCTCTGCTGAACGCCGTCGCCCGTCTCGAGGAGCTCGCGCTCCCACTCGGCCAGCGGCTCGGCGCCCTCTTCTCCCTCTTCGGGCTTCTGGTGGCGCTGAATGAGACCCTCTGCCGCGGCGTCGGCCACGATGCGGGTGAGCAGGCTGACGGAGCGGATCGCGTCGTCGTTGCCCGGGATCGGGTACTGCACCTCGTCGGGGTCGCAGTTGGTGTCGAGGATGGCGATCACCGGAATACCGAGCTTCTTCGCCTCGTCGATGGCGAGGTGCTCCTTCTTGGTGTCGACAACCCAGATCGCGCTCGGGGTCTTGGACAGGTTGCGGATGCCGCCGAGCGACTTGTGTAGCTTGTCGAGCTCGCGCTTCTTGATGAGCAGTTCCTTCTTGGTGAAGCCGCTCGTGGTGCCCTCGAAGTCGAGCTCCTCGAGCTCCTTCATGCGTGCAAGACGCTTGGAGACCGTCTGGAAGTTGGTGAGCAGACCGCCCAGCCAGCGCTGGTTCACGTAGGGCTGGCCGACGCGCTGCGCCTGCTCGGCGATGGCGTTCTGGGCCTGCTTCTTGGTGCCGACGAAGAGGATGGTGCCGCCGTGGGCGACCGTCTCCTTGACGAAGTCGTACGTCTTGTCGATGTACGCGAGCGACTGCTGCAGATCGATGATGTAGCTGCCGGAGCGCTCCGTGAGGATGAAGCGCTTCATCTTCGGGTTCCAGCGACGGGTCTGGTGTCCGAAGTGGACGCCGCTGTCGAGCAGCTGGCGCATGGTGACGACGGCCATGGCCGTTCTCCTGTTCTCGGCATCGGGCACGACGTGCCGCTGATGCCTGGTCGGTTTCTTCGCGAGAGCCGGTCGGCTTCGCGCCTGGCGCCCGACAGTGATCCCCCTCGACGTGAATCGAGAACCTTGGGATTTCTGTGCTGCGATCCGGCTTCCGGATGAACGGTTGCCGTGCCGACGAACGGGCGCGCGTAGTCACCCCGACGCGCGGGGTGCCGAACAATCATAACAGGACGGATACCGTCTGTTCGCGCAGCGGCAGGGCACCCGCGCACGCGGACAGGCGGGCGGACCGAAGGGGGCGAGCGCTCTCATCCGCGGGCGCACCGGCACCGTCATCCGCTCGCACGACTTCGACGAACGGACCTCGGTGGGCCGCGTCACTCAGGCGGTCGCGCGATCCCTGTGGATGTGCTCCAGCTTCGACTTGTCCTCCAGCTCGAGCCCCGTCACCTCGGGCAGAGCCGAGAACACGAACCAGAACGAGAGCGCCGCGAAGAGCGCGAATCCGGCGTAGACCCAGCCGAGGCCGACCGCCTGGCTGAGGATCGGGAACAGCAGCGTGACGAGAAAGTTGAACACCCAGTTGAACGCCGCCGCGATGCCGAGGCCCAGTCCGCGGATCTTGTTCGGGAACACCTCACCCAGCACGACCCACATCACGGGTCCCCACGTGGCGGCGAAGAAGACGACGAACAGGTTGGCACCGATCAAGGCGATGACGCCCCACGGCTCGGGCAGCGTGACGGTCGAACCGGAGACGTGCGCCTGCGCGAACGAGACCGCCGCGAGAACGAGACCGACGAACATGCCGGCGGATCCCCAGAGCAGGAGCGCCTTGCGACCGACCCGGTCGACGAAGAGGATGGCGACGAACGTCAACACCACGTTGATCACCGACGTGATGACCGAGGTGACGAATGAGTCGCTCGCCGAGAAGCCGACGGACTTCCAGAGTGTCGTGGAGTAGTAGAAGATCGCGTTGATGCCTACCAGCTGCTGGAACGCGGCCATCCCTATGCCGATCCAGAGGATCGGCTGAAGGCCGAGGGCTTTGCCACGAAGGTCGCGATACGTGGCGCGTCGCTCGATTTCCAGGCTGTCCTCGATCTCGTGGATGCGTCGATCGATGTCGATCGCGCCCGTCACGTCGCGCACGACGGCTTTCGCATCGTCCCGTCTGCCCTTGCGGATGAGGTACTGCGGCGACTCAGGGATGGACAGCGACAGGATGCCGTAGACGACGGCCGGGACGACTCCGACGAGCAGCATCCAGCGCCAGGCAGGGAGGCCGAACCAGAGCTGACGCATCGCGTCGCCCTGCGAGCCGGCGAGTGCGGCATCCGACAGCAGCGCGAGGAAGATTCCGAGCGTGATCGCCAGCTGTTGCAGGGAGCTCAGACCACCACGGAGCCGCGCGGGCGCGATCTCGCCGATGTATGCGGGCGCAATCACCGAGGCGATGCCGATCGCGAGACCGCCGATGAATCGCCAGGTCATGAGGAACCAGTCGGCGAAGGCGAGCGCGGAGGCGACGGAGCTCACCACGAACAGGATCGCCGCGAGCACCATGACGGACTTGCGGCCCCAGGCGTCCGCGAGCTGACCGGCGAACCACGCGCCGACGGCGCAGCCGATCAGCGTGATTGCGACGGTGAATCCGATCGCAGCCGCGCCCAGTTCGAACGTGTGCTGGATCGAATCGACCGCGCCGTTGATGACCGATGTGTCGAACCCGAACAGCAGACCGCCCAGCGCCGCCGAAATGGTGACGCCGAGCACTTTCCCCCGATGCGCCGTTCCCATCGCCGATCGCGAGCCGCCCGGCGTCGCGCTGCCGGAACTGCCCCCTGAATTGGACGTGTCGGACATCCATCTCACCCCCCGTGAGTCTGTTAGCACGCTACACCGGGTATCGGCGTCAGCCAGGGACGAGCCGTATGGACGCGCGCGCCGTTCTGCTGCTCGTGCGATTCGCAGTGCTGCTGCTCCTGCGATTCGCCGAGGCACTCCCCCACCCCAATTTCGCGATCCGCGCATGGTCCACAGATGGCGGCAGCGGCTCCAATCCGGGTCCCGAATCGCACCAAGATCGACCCATGCCGTCGCCGCGATCCCACACCGCTACCCGAGCGGTGGCCGTTCTCGCGGCGGCGGCGGTCGCGCTCGCATCCGTCGGCAACCCCGAGCCGGCGGATGCGAGCGGGAGAAACCATGCGACCGGCAGGGATGCGCCAGGTGCGCATGCGACGCCGAGAAGCGTCGCCGCTCTCCCCGCTGGCACGTGGGTCTGGCCGTTTCCCGGTCCGCATGCCGTCGCGCGGGGATTCGAGGCGCCGGTGTCCCGGTACGCGGCAGGTCATCGGGGTATCGATCTGCCGACGAATCCGGGACAGCTCGTGCGAGCACCCGAAGGCGGAACAGTGCGCTTCGCCGGCGTGGTCGTCGATCGTCCGACCTTGACGATCGCGACGAGCTCCGGCGTGCTGATCAGCCTCGAGCCGGTGACGACGAGCCTTGTCGCAGGGGACCTCGTTGCACGAGGCGCAACCGTGGGAGTCGTCGCGACCGGAGGCCACTGCTCGCAGTCGTGCGTTCACCTTGGCGTGCGTGTCGCCGGACAGTACGTGTCGCCTCTGCGGTTCTTCGGCGGGGTGCCGCGCGCCGTGCTGCTGCCCATCCGGGATCGGGGCTGACCGCGAACGATGCGGAACCACAACGACGCTCGCCGTCGAAAGACCCGGACCTCGCGTGATGATCGCCGCCGGACTGCGAGTAATCCACCACGACTAGTCTCTCAAGCCGCTCGCCCTTCCGTAGCGGCTGGCTAGCCGCTCAAGCCGCTGACCCCTCCACCGCGGCGAGGCTAGCCGCTCAAGCCGCTGGCCCTTCCGTCGCGGCGAGGCTAGCCGCTCAAGCCGCTGGCCCTTCCGTCGCGGCGAGGCTAGCCGCTCAAGCCGCTGGCCCTTCCGTCGCGGCTAGCACCGAAACGTGAGCGTGCAGGACCGGGAGGTCCTGCACGCGGGAAGTGTGTTCGGTCACGCGCGCGGATGCGCCCTCTGGTAGCTCTCCTTGAGGCGTTCCGCAGATACGTGAGTGTAGATCTGGGTCGTGCCCAGGCTTGCGTGTCCGAGGAGTTCTTGCACGGCGCGGAGATCCGCACCACCGTCGAGCAAGTGGGTGGCCGCCGTGTGGCGCAGCGTGTGCGGGCCGGACGGCCCGGATCCGGGCAGTTCCTCCAGCAGCGCCGACACCAGGCGGTACACCGTGCGCGGATTCACCCGTCCGCCTCGCGCACCGAGGAACAGCGCGCCGTCGCTCCGCGTGGCACCGGCAGAGGTCGCATCGCTGGGCGACGTATGGACAGCGATCGTGTCTGCAGAGGCGGTGTCTGCAGGCGTCGTGTCTGCAGGCGTCGTGTCTGCAGGCGTCGTATCTGCAAGCGTCGTATCTGCAAGCGTCGTGGCGCCGCCAGTCGTGGCACTGGAAGTGGACCGTCGTGCAACGAGCGCCGGACGCGCCTGGCGGAGGTAGTCCACGATCGCGTTCAGGGCCGGGACGCCGAACGGCGTCACCCGGTCCTTGGATCCTTTGCCGGTGACGCGCACCGTGAGACGATCCAGGTCCACGTCGTCGACGTCGATGCCGGTGAGCTCCGAGACCCTCAGGGCCGACGCGTAGAGGAGCTCGACGATCGCCACGTCGCGGAGGGCGATGGGATCGCCGTCCCCGGCTCGTAACATGAGCGACTCAAGCAGGTC encodes the following:
- the frr gene encoding ribosome recycling factor encodes the protein MIADSLAAATERMTKAVEVAKDDFSTVRTGRANPQLFQRLLVDYYGTPTPLAQLASLQNPEARTIVITPYDKTALKEIEKAIVAAPNLGATPNNDGQLIRVTMPELNEERRKEYVKIVRSKAEDARVSVRNIRRKGKDELDALKSEVGDDEVARAEKELESITKKHIDQIDEALVRKEAELLEV
- the pyrH gene encoding UMP kinase; translated protein: MAAAPRRRVLLKLSGEAFGGGSLGVNPDVVGSLAREIARAAEDVEVAVVVGGGNFFRGAELSQRGMDRGRADYMGMLGTVMNALALQDFLEQAGAETRVQSAISMTQVAEPYIPRRAERHLEKGRVVIFGAGAGLPYFSTDTVAVQRALEIGAHTVLMAKNGVDGLYSDDPRKNPDAVKLERITYQDALVRDLKAIDATALSLCRDNSMPMQIFGIEPEGSVTDAILGKELGTIVGG
- the tsf gene encoding translation elongation factor Ts yields the protein MANVSIADIKALREQLGTGMVDTKKALEEADGDIEKATEILRLKGAKGNAKRADRSTSEGLVTAREHGGRAYMLELNCETDFVAKNDKFIALAGGIEEAVVEAGATTLEEALAAPAATKTVADVINDEAAILGEKVELRRFASLDGEHFSIYLHKTSKDLPPQVGVIVAYSGDDAETARSIAQHVSFANPEYLTRDEVPAEAVENERRIVEEISRNEGKPEAALPKIIEGRLNAYFKQVSLLDQDYAKDNKVTVAKVASDAGLTVTGFARFKVGA
- the rpsB gene encoding 30S ribosomal protein S2; this encodes MAVVTMRQLLDSGVHFGHQTRRWNPKMKRFILTERSGSYIIDLQQSLAYIDKTYDFVKETVAHGGTILFVGTKKQAQNAIAEQAQRVGQPYVNQRWLGGLLTNFQTVSKRLARMKELEELDFEGTTSGFTKKELLIKKRELDKLHKSLGGIRNLSKTPSAIWVVDTKKEHLAIDEAKKLGIPVIAILDTNCDPDEVQYPIPGNDDAIRSVSLLTRIVADAAAEGLIQRHQKPEEGEEGAEPLAEWERELLETGDGVQQSAETARVADADLAEGKAEAAAVVNEEAEQIEATESDADVEGASAEAEAVVEADATAEGDAAEAK
- a CDS encoding sugar porter family MFS transporter → MSDTSNSGGSSGSATPGGSRSAMGTAHRGKVLGVTISAALGGLLFGFDTSVINGAVDSIQHTFELGAAAIGFTVAITLIGCAVGAWFAGQLADAWGRKSVMVLAAILFVVSSVASALAFADWFLMTWRFIGGLAIGIASVIAPAYIGEIAPARLRGGLSSLQQLAITLGIFLALLSDAALAGSQGDAMRQLWFGLPAWRWMLLVGVVPAVVYGILSLSIPESPQYLIRKGRRDDAKAVVRDVTGAIDIDRRIHEIEDSLEIERRATYRDLRGKALGLQPILWIGIGMAAFQQLVGINAIFYYSTTLWKSVGFSASDSFVTSVITSVINVVLTFVAILFVDRVGRKALLLWGSAGMFVGLVLAAVSFAQAHVSGSTVTLPEPWGVIALIGANLFVVFFAATWGPVMWVVLGEVFPNKIRGLGLGIAAAFNWVFNFLVTLLFPILSQAVGLGWVYAGFALFAALSFWFVFSALPEVTGLELEDKSKLEHIHRDRATA
- a CDS encoding M23 family metallopeptidase; amino-acid sequence: MDARAVLLLVRFAVLLLLRFAEALPHPNFAIRAWSTDGGSGSNPGPESHQDRPMPSPRSHTATRAVAVLAAAAVALASVGNPEPADASGRNHATGRDAPGAHATPRSVAALPAGTWVWPFPGPHAVARGFEAPVSRYAAGHRGIDLPTNPGQLVRAPEGGTVRFAGVVVDRPTLTIATSSGVLISLEPVTTSLVAGDLVARGATVGVVATGGHCSQSCVHLGVRVAGQYVSPLRFFGGVPRAVLLPIRDRG
- a CDS encoding tyrosine recombinase XerC; protein product: MSWDVAIHEYESFLRSERGYSTSTVRSYGSDLRALAAFALDHGCAAPAELDLGLLRDWLWKAQQDELAKASIARRAATVRGFTAWSERTGRAPTDAGRRLRAPKPDRRLPRVVTKEQAFDLLESLMLRAGDGDPIALRDVAIVELLYASALRVSELTGIDVDDVDLDRLTVRVTGKGSKDRVTPFGVPALNAIVDYLRQARPALVARRSTSSATTGGATTLADTTLADTTPADTTPADTTPADTASADTIAVHTSPSDATSAGATRSDGALFLGARGGRVNPRTVYRLVSALLEELPGSGPSGPHTLRHTAATHLLDGGADLRAVQELLGHASLGTTQIYTHVSAERLKESYQRAHPRA